One window of the Panulirus ornatus isolate Po-2019 chromosome 47, ASM3632096v1, whole genome shotgun sequence genome contains the following:
- the Mkp gene encoding dual specificity protein phosphatase 19 → MSSLAKQLAAKRGTLRHTQTQVTTPDGQSKIEEMFFDGSQKVVAVPSSSPGFVIDTKPDLRYSHILNKVILGSQDVAHDLDLLTKIKVTHILNVATGIINLYEGWFIYKTKEVFDTPTCRIIDIFDECCDYIHNTVLSGGCVLVHCNAGVSRSVSVVIAYLMRYYSMNFDEAFNFVKSKRSFIRPNTGFLEQLKEYESKLASV, encoded by the coding sequence ATGTCAAGTTTAGCAAAGCAGTTGGCTGCCAAAAGAGGAACACTGCGCCACACCCAAACACAAGTAACTACCCCTGATGGTCAATCCAAAATTGAGGAAATGTTCTTTGATGGGTCTCAAAAAGTAGTGGCAGTGCCTTCCTCCAGTCCAGGCTTTGTGATAGATACTAAACCAGATCTACGTTACTCCCACATCCTTAATAAGGTCATCTTAGGATCACAAGATGTTGCTCATGATCTTGATCTTCTTACCAAAATTAAAGTTACCCACATTCTAAATGTTGCCACTGGAATAATTAATCTTTATGAGGGTTGGTTCATTTATAAAACTAAAGAGGTCTTTGATACACCAACTTGTCGAATAATTGATATTTTTGATGAGTGTTGTGATTACATTCACAATACAGTTTTGTCAGGAGGTTGTGTTCTGGTTCACTGTAATGCTGGAGTTTCACGGTCAGTTTCGGTCGTAATAGCTTATTTAATGAGATATTACAGCATGAATTTTGATGAGGCCTTTAACTTTGTGAAGTCTAAGAGGTCATTCATAAGGCCCAATACTGGGTTCCTTGAGCAGCTGAAAGAGTATGAGTCAAAATTGGCTTCAGTGTAG